One window from the genome of Thermodesulfobacteriota bacterium encodes:
- a CDS encoding glycerophosphodiester phosphodiesterase family protein, with product MTLTYRKIKSFFAQAFLVCLFTATTACSGPPPLIAHAGGGINGKSYTNSLEALELNYAKGHRLFECDFEWTSDGHLVLMHDWNKGFEALFGDPKPVPSLEGFLRLKMSGGLTQLSLRGLIEWLDGHRDARIVTDVKRKNIEALTSIRDRYPEQLGRFIPQIYSFSEYRIVRGLGYEDIILTLYRTSATNDEVVRFSGNNELYAVTMPAPRAFSGLPGRLKAAGVFAYAHTVNNPGLRDRLFAAGVGGLYTDFMVPPASEREEVAGEK from the coding sequence ATGACACTTACCTACAGGAAAATAAAGTCATTCTTTGCCCAGGCCTTCCTCGTCTGTCTTTTTACCGCAACGACGGCATGCTCCGGCCCGCCTCCCCTTATCGCTCACGCCGGAGGCGGCATCAACGGAAAGAGTTACACCAACAGCCTCGAAGCCCTGGAACTTAACTACGCGAAAGGGCACCGTCTCTTCGAGTGCGACTTCGAGTGGACAAGTGACGGGCATCTGGTATTGATGCACGACTGGAATAAAGGCTTCGAGGCCCTCTTTGGCGACCCAAAGCCTGTTCCCTCCCTGGAGGGCTTCTTGAGATTGAAGATGTCGGGGGGACTTACGCAGCTCTCACTAAGAGGCCTGATAGAATGGTTGGATGGGCACCGGGACGCCCGTATCGTTACGGACGTGAAGAGGAAGAACATAGAGGCCCTGACCTCAATAAGGGACAGGTACCCCGAACAGCTCGGCCGCTTCATACCGCAGATATACAGCTTTTCGGAGTACCGTATCGTCAGGGGCCTCGGCTATGAAGACATAATACTGACGCTCTACAGGACGAGCGCCACGAACGACGAGGTGGTCCGGTTCTCCGGTAATAACGAGCTTTACGCGGTGACCATGCCCGCCCCGAGAGCGTTCTCCGGCCTGCCCGGGAGGCTTAAGGCCGCGGGTGTATTTGCATACGCCCACACGGTAAACAACCCCGGCTTAAGAGACAGGCTGTTCGCAGCCGGTGTCGGGGGACTTTATACCGACTTTATGGTGCCGCCGGCCTCGGAGCGGGAAGAGGTCGCGGGGGAAAAATAG